A stretch of the Pongo pygmaeus isolate AG05252 chromosome 16, NHGRI_mPonPyg2-v2.0_pri, whole genome shotgun sequence genome encodes the following:
- the LOC134738336 gene encoding balbiani ring protein 3-like isoform X11, protein MSRAFHNGPMRRGCCVHSDPMRCGCCVHRDPMRCGCCVHRDPMRCGCCVHNSPMRCGCCVHSDPMRCGCCVHNSPMRRGCCVHRDPMRCGCCVHNGPMRCGCCVHRDPMRCGCCVHRDPMRCGCCVHSDPMRCGCCVHRDPMRCGCCVHRDPMRRGCCVHRDPMRCGCCVHRDPMRCGCCVHRDPMRCGCCVHRDPMRCGCCVHRDPMRCGCCVHSDPMRRGCCVHRDPMRRGCCVHRDPMRRGCCVHRDPMRRGCCVHRDPMRRGCCVHRDPMRRGCCVHRDPMRRGCCVHRDPMRRGCCVHRDPMRRGCCVHRDPMRCGCCVHRDPMRCGCCVHRDPMRCGCCVHRDPMRRGCCVHSDPMRRGCCVHNGPMRRGCCVHRDPMRRGCCVHSDPMRRGCCVHRDPMRRGCCVHRDPMRRGCCVHRDPMRRGCCVHRDPMRRGCCVHRDPMRCGCCVHRDPMRCGCCVHRDPMRCGCCVHRDPMRCGCCVHRDPMRCGCCVHNGPMRCGCCVHRDPMRCGCCVHNDPMRCGCCVHNSPMRCGCCVHSDPMRCGCWVHSDPMRCGCCVHRDPMRCGCCVHRDPMRCGCCVHRDPMRCGCCVHRDPMRCGCCVHRDPMRCGCCVHNGPMRCGCCVHRDPMRCGCCVHNDPMRCGCCVHNSPMRCGCCVHSDPMRCGCWVHSDPMRCGCCVHRDPMRCGCCVHRDPMRCGCCVHRDPMRCGCCVHRDPMRCGCCVHRDPMRCGCCVHSDPMRRGCCVHRDPMRRGCCVHSDPMRRGCCVHRDPMRRGCCVHRDPMRRGCCVHRDPMRCGCCVHRDPMRRGCCVHSDPMRRGCCVHRDPMRCGCCVHNGPMRCGCCVHRDPMRCGCCVHRDPMRCGCCVHSDPMRCGCCVHRDPMRCGCCVHRDPMRCGCCVHRDPMRCGCCVHRDPMRCGCCVHRDPMRRGCCVHSDPMRCGCCVHRDPMRCGCCVHRDPMRCGCCVHSDPMRCGCCVHRDPMRCGCCVHSDPMRCGCCVHRDPMRCGCCVHRDPMRCGCCVHSDPMRCGCCVHSDPMRCGCCVHNSPMRCGCCVHSDPMRCGCCVHNSPMRCGCCVHRDPMRCGCCVHNDPMRCGCCVHNSPMRCGCCVHRDPMRCGCCVHSDPMRCGCCVHSDPMRCGCCVHSDPMRCGCCVQSDPMRCGCCVHRDPMRCGCCVHSDPMRCGYSFPLSFTDKEPQKLQSIWPQGQGSHAGLTSEVLPGPTAASLR, encoded by the exons ATGAGCAGGGCCTTTCACAATGGTCCTATGAGGcgtggatgttgtgttcacagcgatcctatgaggtgtggatgttgtgttcacagggatcctatgaggtgtggatgttgtgttcacagggatcctatgaggtgtggatgttgtgttcacaACAGTCCTATGAggtgtggatgttgtgttcacagtgatcctatgaggtgtggatgttgtgttcacaACAGTCCTATGAGGcgtggatgttgtgttcacagggatcctatgaggtgtggatgttgtgttcacaACGGTCCTATGAggtgtggatgttgtgttcacagggatcctatgaggtgtggatgttgtgttcacagggatcctatgaggtgtggatgttgtgttcacagcgatcctatgaggtgtggatgttgtgttcacagggatcctatgaggtgtggatgttgtgttcacagggatcctatgaggcgtggatgttgtgttcacagggatcctatgaggtgtggatgttgtgttcacagagatcctatgaggtgtggatgttgtgttcacagagatcctatgaggtgtggatgttgtgttcacagggatcctatgaggtgtggatgttgtgttcacagggatcctatgaggtgtggatgttgtgttcacagCGATCCTATGAGGcgtggatgttgtgttcacagggatcctatgaggcgtggatgttgtgttcacagggatcctatgaggcgtggatgttgtgttcacagggatcctatgaggcgtggatgttgtgttcacagggatcctatgaggcgtggatgttgtgttcacagggatcctatgaggcgtggatgttgtgttcacagggatcctatgaggcgtggatgttgtgttcacagggatcctatgaggcgtggatgttgtgttcacagggatcctatgaggcgtggatgttgtgttcacagggatcctatgaggtgtggatgttgtgttcacagagatcctatgaggtgtggatgttgtgttcacagggatcctatgaggtgtggatgttgtgttcacagAGATCCTATGAGGcgtggatgttgtgttcacagTGATCCTATGAGGcgtggatgttgtgttcacaACGGTCCTATGAg GcgtggatgttgtgttcacagggatcctatgaggcgtggatgttgtgttcacagCGATCCTATGAGGcgtggatgttgtgttcacagggatcctatgaggcgtggatgttgtgttcacagggatcctatgaggcgtggatgttgtgttcacagggatcctatgaggcgtggatgttgtgttcacagggatcctatgaggcgtggatgttgtgttcacagggatcctatgaggtgtggatgttgtgttcacagagatcctatgaggtgtggatgttgtgttcacagggatcctatgaggtgtggatgttgtgttcacagggatcctatgaggtgtggatgttgtgttcacagggatcctatgaggtgtggatgttgtgttcacaACGGTCCTATGAggtgtggatgttgtgttcacagggatcctatgaggtgtggatgttgtgttcacaacgatcctatgaggtgtggatgttgtgttcacaACAGTCCTATGAggtgtggatgttgtgttcacagTGATCCTATGAGGTGTGGATGTTGGGTTCACAGTGATCCTATGAggtgtggatgttgtgttcacagggatcctatgaggtgtggatgttgtgttcacagggatcctatgaggtgtggatgttgtgttcacagggatcctatgaggtgtggatgttgtgttcacagggatcctatgaggtgtggatgttgtgttcacagggatcctatgaggtgtggatgttgtgttcacaACGGTCCTATGAggtgtggatgttgtgttcacagggatcctatgaggtgtggatgttgtgttcacaacgatcctatgaggtgtggatgttgtgttcacaACAGTCCTATGAggtgtggatgttgtgttcacagTGATCCTATGAGGTGTGGATGTTGGGTTCACAGTGATCCTATGAggtgtggatgttgtgttcacagggatcctatgaggtgtggatgttgtgttcacagggatcctatgaggtgtggatgttgtgttcacagggatcctatgaggtgtggatgttgtgttcacagggatcctatgaggtgtggatgttgtgttcacagggatcctatgaggtgtggatgttgtgttcacagTGATCCTATGAGGcgtggatgttgtgttcacagggatcctatgaggcgtggatgttgtgttcacagTGATCCTATGAGGcgtggatgttgtgttcacagggatcctatgaggcgtggatgttgtgttcacagAGATCCTATGAGGcgtggatgttgtgttcacagggatcctatgaggtgtggatgttgtgttcacagggatcctatgaggcgtggatgttgtgttcacagTGATCCTATGAGGcgtggatgttgtgttcacagggatcctatgaggtgtggatgttgtgttcacaACGGTCCTATGAggtgtggatgttgtgttcacagagatcctatgaggtgtggatgttgtgttcacagggatcctatgaggtgtggatgttgtgttcacagcgatcctatgaggtgtggatgttgtgttcacagggatcctatgaggtgtggatgttgtgttcacagggatcctatgaggtgtggatgttgtgttcacagagatcctatgaggtgtggatgttgtgttcacagggatcctatgaggtgtggatgttgtgttcacagggatcctatgaggcgtggatgttgtgttcacagcgatcctatgaggtgtggatgttgtgttcacagagatcctatgaggtgtggatgttgtgttcacagggatcctatgaggtgtggatgttgtgttcacagcgatcctatgaggtgtggatgttgtgttcacagggatcctatgaggtgtggatgttgtgttcacagcgatcctatgaggtgtggatgttgtgttcacagagatcctatgaggtgtggatgttgtgttcacagggatcctatgaggtgtggatgttgtgttcacagcgatcctatgaggtgtggatgttgtgttcacagcgatcctatgaggtgtggatgttgtgttcacaACAGTCCTATGAggtgtggatgttgtgttcacagtgatcctatgaggtgtggatgttgtgttcacaACAGTCCTATGAggtgtggatgttgtgttcacagggatcctatgaggtgtggatgttgtgttcacaatgatcctatgaggtgtggatgttgtgttcacaACAGTCCTATGAggtgtggatgttgtgttcacagggatcctatgaggtgtggatgttgtgttcacagcgatcctatgaggtgtggatgttgtgttcacagtgatcctatgaggtgtggatgttgtgttcacagtgatcctatgaggtgtggatgttgtgttcaGAGTGATCCTATGAggtgtggatgttgtgttcacagggatcctatgaggtgtggatgttgtgttcacagTGATCCTATGAGGTGTGGATATTCTTTTCCCCttagttttacagataaggaacctCAAAAGCTCCAGAGCATTTGGCCCCAGGGGCAGGGCTCGCATGCAGGCCTCACTTCTGAGGTCCTTCCCGGTCCTACAGCTGCCTCCCTTAGGTAG
- the LOC134738336 gene encoding balbiani ring protein 3-like isoform X14 has protein sequence MSRAFHNGPMRRGCCVHSDPMRCGCCVHRDPMRCGCCVHRDPMRCGCCVHNSPMRCGCCVHSDPMRCGCCVHNSPMRRGCCVHRDPMRCGCCVHNGPMRCGCCVHRDPMRCGCCVHRDPMRCGCCVHSDPMRCGCCVHRDPMRCGCCVHRDPMRRGCCVHRDPMRCGCCVHRDPMRCGCCVHRDPMRCGCCVHRDPMRCGCCVHRDPMRCGCCVHSDPMRRGCCVHRDPMRRGCCVHRDPMRRGCCVHRDPMRRGCCVHRDPMRRGCCVHRDPMRRGCCVHRDPMRRGCCVHRDPMRRGCCVHRDPMRRGCCVHRDPMRCGCCVHRDPMRCGCCVHRDPMRCGCCVHRDPMRRGCCVHSDPMRRGCCVHNGPMRCGCCVHRDPMRCGCCVHRDPMRCGCCVHSDPMRRGCCVHRDPMRRGCCVHSDPMRRGCCVHRDPMRRGCCVHRDPMRRGCCVHRDPMRRGCCVHRDPMRRGCCVHRDPMRCGCCVHRDPMRCGCCVHRDPMRCGCCVHRDPMRCGCCVHRDPMRCGCCVHNGPMRCGCCVHRDPMRCGCCVHNDPMRCGCCVHNSPMRCGCCVHSDPMRCGCWVHSDPMRCGCCVHRDPMRCGCCVHRDPMRCGCCVHRDPMRCGCCVHRDPMRCGCCVHRDPMRCGCCVHNGPMRCGCCVHRDPMRCGCCVHNDPMRCGCCVHNSPMRCGCCVHSDPMRCGCWVHSDPMRCGCCVHRDPMRCGCCVHRDPMRCGCCVHRDPMRCGCCVHRDPMRCGCCVHRDPMRCGCCVHSDPMRRGCCVHRDPMRRGCCVHSDPMRRGCCVHRDPMRRGCCVHRDPMRRGCCVHRDPMRCGCCVHRDPMRRGCCVHSDPMRRGCCVHRDPMRCGCCVHNGPMRCGCCVHRDPMRCGCCVHRDPMRCGCCVHSDPMRCGCCVHRDPMRCGCCVHRDPMRCGCCVHRDPMRCGCCVHRDPMRCGCCVHRDPMRRGCCVHSDPMRCGCCVHRDPMRCGCCVHRDPMRCGCCVHSDPMRCGCCVHRDPMRCGCCVHSDPMRCGCCVHRDPMRCGCCVHRDPMRCGCCVHSDPMRCGCCVHSDPMRCGCCVHNSPMRCGCCVHSDPMRCGCCVHRDPMRCGCCVHSDPMRCGCCVHSDPMRCGCCVHSDPMRCGCCVQSDPMRCGCCVHRDPMRCGCCVHSDPMRCGYSFPLSFTDKEPQKLQSIWPQGQGSHAGLTSEVLPGPTAASLR, from the exons ATGAGCAGGGCCTTTCACAATGGTCCTATGAGGcgtggatgttgtgttcacagcgatcctatgaggtgtggatgttgtgttcacagggatcctatgaggtgtggatgttgtgttcacagggatcctatgaggtgtggatgttgtgttcacaACAGTCCTATGAggtgtggatgttgtgttcacagtgatcctatgaggtgtggatgttgtgttcacaACAGTCCTATGAGGcgtggatgttgtgttcacagggatcctatgaggtgtggatgttgtgttcacaACGGTCCTATGAggtgtggatgttgtgttcacagggatcctatgaggtgtggatgttgtgttcacagggatcctatgaggtgtggatgttgtgttcacagcgatcctatgaggtgtggatgttgtgttcacagggatcctatgaggtgtggatgttgtgttcacagggatcctatgaggcgtggatgttgtgttcacagggatcctatgaggtgtggatgttgtgttcacagagatcctatgaggtgtggatgttgtgttcacagagatcctatgaggtgtggatgttgtgttcacagggatcctatgaggtgtggatgttgtgttcacagggatcctatgaggtgtggatgttgtgttcacagCGATCCTATGAGGcgtggatgttgtgttcacagggatcctatgaggcgtggatgttgtgttcacagggatcctatgaggcgtggatgttgtgttcacagggatcctatgaggcgtggatgttgtgttcacagggatcctatgaggcgtggatgttgtgttcacagggatcctatgaggcgtggatgttgtgttcacagggatcctatgaggcgtggatgttgtgttcacagggatcctatgaggcgtggatgttgtgttcacagggatcctatgaggcgtggatgttgtgttcacagggatcctatgaggtgtggatgttgtgttcacagagatcctatgaggtgtggatgttgtgttcacagggatcctatgaggtgtggatgttgtgttcacagAGATCCTATGAGGcgtggatgttgtgttcacagTGATCCTATGAGGcgtggatgttgtgttcacaACGGTCCTATGAggtgtggatgttgtgttcacagagatcctatgaggtgtggatgttgtgttcacagggatcctatgaggtgtggatgttgtgttcacagCGATCCTATGAGGcgtggatgttgtgttcacagggatcctatgaggcgtggatgttgtgttcacagCGATCCTATGAGGcgtggatgttgtgttcacagggatcctatgaggcgtggatgttgtgttcacagggatcctatgaggcgtggatgttgtgttcacagggatcctatgaggcgtggatgttgtgttcacagggatcctatgaggcgtggatgttgtgttcacagggatcctatgaggtgtggatgttgtgttcacagagatcctatgaggtgtggatgttgtgttcacagggatcctatgaggtgtggatgttgtgttcacagggatcctatgaggtgtggatgttgtgttcacagggatcctatgaggtgtggatgttgtgttcacaACGGTCCTATGAggtgtggatgttgtgttcacagggatcctatgaggtgtggatgttgtgttcacaacgatcctatgaggtgtggatgttgtgttcacaACAGTCCTATGAggtgtggatgttgtgttcacagTGATCCTATGAGGTGTGGATGTTGGGTTCACAGTGATCCTATGAggtgtggatgttgtgttcacagggatcctatgaggtgtggatgttgtgttcacagggatcctatgaggtgtggatgttgtgttcacagggatcctatgaggtgtggatgttgtgttcacagggatcctatgaggtgtggatgttgtgttcacagggatcctatgaggtgtggatgttgtgttcacaACGGTCCTATGAggtgtggatgttgtgttcacagggatcctatgaggtgtggatgttgtgttcacaacgatcctatgaggtgtggatgttgtgttcacaACAGTCCTATGAggtgtggatgttgtgttcacagTGATCCTATGAGGTGTGGATGTTGGGTTCACAGTGATCCTATGAggtgtggatgttgtgttcacagggatcctatgaggtgtggatgttgtgttcacagggatcctatgaggtgtggatgttgtgttcacagggatcctatgaggtgtggatgttgtgttcacagggatcctatgaggtgtggatgttgtgttcacagggatcctatgaggtgtggatgttgtgttcacagTGATCCTATGAGGcgtggatgttgtgttcacagggatcctatgaggcgtggatgttgtgttcacagTGATCCTATGAGGcgtggatgttgtgttcacagggatcctatgaggcgtggatgttgtgttcacagAGATCCTATGAGGcgtggatgttgtgttcacagggatcctatgaggtgtggatgttgtgttcacagggatcctatgaggcgtggatgttgtgttcacagTGATCCTATGAGGcgtggatgttgtgttcacagggatcctatgaggtgtggatgttgtgttcacaACGGTCCTATGAggtgtggatgttgtgttcacagagatcctatgaggtgtggatgttgtgttcacagggatcctatgaggtgtggatgttgtgttcacagcgatcctatgaggtgtggatgttgtgttcacagggatcctatgaggtgtggatgttgtgttcacagggatcctatgaggtgtggatgttgtgttcacagagatcctatgaggtgtggatgttgtgttcacagggatcctatgaggtgtggatgttgtgttcacagggatcctatgaggcgtggatgttgtgttcacagcgatcctatgaggtgtggatgttgtgttcacagagatcctatgaggtgtggatgttgtgttcacagggatcctatgaggtgtggatgttgtgttcacagcgatcctatgaggtgtggatgttgtgttcacagggatcctatgaggtgtggatgttgtgttcacagcgatcctatgaggtgtggatgttgtgttcacagagatcctatgaggtgtggatgttgtgttcacagggatcctatgaggtgtggatgttgtgttcacagcgatcctatgaggtgtggatgttgtgttcacagcgatcctatgaggtgtggatgttgtgttcacaACAGTCCTATGAggtgtggatgttgtgttcacagtgatcctatgag gtgtggatgttgtgttcacagggatcctatgaggtgtggatgttgtgttcacagcgatcctatgaggtgtggatgttgtgttcacagtgatcctatgaggtgtggatgttgtgttcacagtgatcctatgaggtgtggatgttgtgttcaGAGTGATCCTATGAggtgtggatgttgtgttcacagggatcctatgaggtgtggatgttgtgttcacagTGATCCTATGAGGTGTGGATATTCTTTTCCCCttagttttacagataaggaacctCAAAAGCTCCAGAGCATTTGGCCCCAGGGGCAGGGCTCGCATGCAGGCCTCACTTCTGAGGTCCTTCCCGGTCCTACAGCTGCCTCCCTTAGGTAG
- the LOC134738336 gene encoding balbiani ring protein 3-like isoform X2: MSRAFHNGPMRRGCCVHSDPMRCGCCVHRDPMRCGCCVHRDPMRCGCCVHNSPMRCGCCVHSDPMRCGCCVHNSPMRRGCCVHRDPMRCGCCVHNGPMRCGCCVHRDPMRCGCCVHRDPMRCGCCVHSDPMRCGCCVHRDPMRCGCCVHRDPMRRGCCVHRDPMRCGCCVHRDPMRCGCCVHRDPMRCGCCVHRDPMRCGCCVHRDPMRCGCCVHSDPMRRGCCVHRDPMRRGCCVHRDPMRRGCCVHRDPMRRGCCVHRDPMRRGCCVHRDPMRRGCCVHRDPMRRGCCVHRDPMRRGCCVHRDPMRRGCCVHRDPMRCGCCVHRDPMRCGCCVHRDPMRCGCCVHRDPMRRGCCVHSDPMRRGCCVHNGPMRCGCCVHRDPMRCGCCVHRDPMRCGCCVHSDPMRRGCCVHRDPMRRGCCVHSDPMRRGCCVHRDPMRRGCCVHRDPMRRGCCVHRDPMRRGCCVHRDPMRRGCCVHRDPMRCGCCVHRDPMRCGCCVHRDPMRCGCCVHRDPMRCGCCVHRDPMRCGCCVHNGPMRCGCCVHRDPMRCGCCVHNDPMRCGCCVHNSPMRCGCCVHSDPMRCGCWVHSDPMRCGCCVHRDPMRCGCCVHRDPMRCGCCVHRDPMRCGCCVHRDPMRCGCCVHRDPMRCGCCVHNGPMRCGCCVHRDPMRCGCCVHNDPMRCGCCVHNSPMRCGCCVHSDPMRCGCWVHSDPMRCGCCVHRDPMRCGCCVHRDPMRCGCCVHRDPMRCGCCVHRDPMRCGCCVHRDPMRCGCCVHSDPMRRGCCVHRDPMRRGCCVHSDPMRRGCCVHRDPMRRGCCVHRDPMRRGCCVHRDPMRCGCCVHRDPMRRGCCVHSDPMRRGCCVHRDPMRCGCCVHNGPMRCGCCVHRDPMRCGCCVHRDPMRCGCCVHSDPMRCGCCVHRDPMRCGCCVHRDPMRCGCCVHRDPMRCGCCVHRDPMRCGCCVHRDPMRRGCCVHSDPMRCGCCVHRDPMRCGCCVHRDPMRCGCCVHRDPMRCGCCVHSDPMRCGCCVHRDPMRCGCCVHRDPMRCGCCVHSDPMRCGCCVHSDPMRCGCCVHNSPMRCGCCVHSDPMRCGCCVHNSPMRCGCCVHRDPMRCGCCVHNDPMRCGCCVHNSPMRCGCCVHRDPMRCGCCVHSDPMRCGCCVHSDPMRCGCCVHSDPMRCGCCVQSDPMRCGCCVHRDPMRCGCCVHSDPMRCGYSFPLSFTDKEPQKLQSIWPQGQGSHAGLTSEVLPGPTAASLR; the protein is encoded by the exons ATGAGCAGGGCCTTTCACAATGGTCCTATGAGGcgtggatgttgtgttcacagcgatcctatgaggtgtggatgttgtgttcacagggatcctatgaggtgtggatgttgtgttcacagggatcctatgaggtgtggatgttgtgttcacaACAGTCCTATGAggtgtggatgttgtgttcacagtgatcctatgaggtgtggatgttgtgttcacaACAGTCCTATGAGGcgtggatgttgtgttcacagggatcctatgaggtgtggatgttgtgttcacaACGGTCCTATGAggtgtggatgttgtgttcacagggatcctatgaggtgtggatgttgtgttcacagggatcctatgaggtgtggatgttgtgttcacagcgatcctatgaggtgtggatgttgtgttcacagggatcctatgaggtgtggatgttgtgttcacagggatcctatgaggcgtggatgttgtgttcacagggatcctatgaggtgtggatgttgtgttcacagagatcctatgaggtgtggatgttgtgttcacagagatcctatgaggtgtggatgttgtgttcacagggatcctatgaggtgtggatgttgtgttcacagggatcctatgaggtgtggatgttgtgttcacagCGATCCTATGAGGcgtggatgttgtgttcacagggatcctatgaggcgtggatgttgtgttcacagggatcctatgaggcgtggatgttgtgttcacagggatcctatgaggcgtggatgttgtgttcacagggatcctatgaggcgtggatgttgtgttcacagggatcctatgaggcgtggatgttgtgttcacagggatcctatgaggcgtggatgttgtgttcacagggatcctatgaggcgtggatgttgtgttcacagggatcctatgaggcgtggatgttgtgttcacagggatcctatgaggtgtggatgttgtgttcacagagatcctatgaggtgtggatgttgtgttcacagggatcctatgaggtgtggatgttgtgttcacagAGATCCTATGAGGcgtggatgttgtgttcacagTGATCCTATGAGGcgtggatgttgtgttcacaACGGTCCTATGAggtgtggatgttgtgttcacagagatcctatgaggtgtggatgttgtgttcacagggatcctatgaggtgtggatgttgtgttcacagCGATCCTATGAGGcgtggatgttgtgttcacagggatcctatgaggcgtggatgttgtgttcacagCGATCCTATGAGGcgtggatgttgtgttcacagggatcctatgaggcgtggatgttgtgttcacagggatcctatgaggcgtggatgttgtgttcacagggatcctatgaggcgtggatgttgtgttcacagggatcctatgaggcgtggatgttgtgttcacagggatcctatgaggtgtggatgttgtgttcacagagatcctatgaggtgtggatgttgtgttcacagggatcctatgaggtgtggatgttgtgttcacagggatcctatgaggtgtggatgttgtgttcacagggatcctatgaggtgtggatgttgtgttcacaACGGTCCTATGAggtgtggatgttgtgttcacagggatcctatgaggtgtggatgttgtgttcacaacgatcctatgaggtgtggatgttgtgttcacaACAGTCCTATGAggtgtggatgttgtgttcacagTGATCCTATGAGGTGTGGATGTTGGGTTCACAGTGATCCTATGAggtgtggatgttgtgttcacagggatcctatgaggtgtggatgttgtgttcacagggatcctatgaggtgtggatgttgtgttcacagggatcctatgaggtgtggatgttgtgttcacagggatcctatgaggtgtggatgttgtgttcacagggatcctatgaggtgtggatgttgtgttcacaACGGTCCTATGAggtgtggatgttgtgttcacagggatcctatgaggtgtggatgttgtgttcacaacgatcctatgaggtgtggatgttgtgttcacaACAGTCCTATGAggtgtggatgttgtgttcacagTGATCCTATGAGGTGTGGATGTTGGGTTCACAGTGATCCTATGAggtgtggatgttgtgttcacagggatcctatgaggtgtggatgttgtgttcacagggatcctatgaggtgtggatgttgtgttcacagggatcctatgaggtgtggatgttgtgttcacagggatcctatgaggtgtggatgttgtgttcacagggatcctatgaggtgtggatgttgtgttcacagTGATCCTATGAGGcgtggatgttgtgttcacagggatcctatgaggcgtggatgttgtgttcacagTGATCCTATGAGGcgtggatgttgtgttcacagggatcctatgaggcgtggatgttgtgttcacagAGATCCTATGAGGcgtggatgttgtgttcacagggatcctatgaggtgtggatgttgtgttcacagggatcctatgaggcgtggatgttgtgttcacagTGATCCTATGAGGcgtggatgttgtgttcacagggatcctatgaggtgtggatgttgtgttcacaACGGTCCTATGAggtgtggatgttgtgttcacagagatcctatgaggtgtggatgttgtgttcacagggatcctatgaggtgtggatgttgtgttcacagcgatcctatgaggtgtggatgttgtgttcacagggatcctatgaggtgtggatgttgtgttcacagggatcctatgaggtgtggatgttgtgttcacagagatcctatgaggtgtggatgttgtgttcacagggatcctatgaggtgtggatgttgtgttcacagggatcctatgaggcgtggatgttgtgttcacagcgatcctatgaggtgtggatgttgtgttcacagagatcctatgaggtgtggatgttgtgttcacagggatcctatgag gtgtggatgttgtgttcacagggatcctatgaggtgtggatgttgtgttcacagcgatcctatgaggtgtggatgttgtgttcacagagatcctatgaggtgtggatgttgtgttcacagggatcctatgaggtgtggatgttgtgttcacagcgatcctatgaggtgtggatgttgtgttcacagcgatcctatgaggtgtggatgttgtgttcacaACAGTCCTATGAggtgtggatgttgtgttcacagtgatcctatgaggtgtggatgttgtgttcacaACAGTCCTATGAggtgtggatgttgtgttcacagggatcctatgaggtgtggatgttgtgttcacaatgatcctatgaggtgtggatgttgtgttcacaACAGTCCTATGAggtgtggatgttgtgttcacagggatcctatgaggtgtggatgttgtgttcacagcgatcctatgaggtgtggatgttgtgttcacagtgatcctatgaggtgtggatgttgtgttcacagtgatcctatgaggtgtggatgttgtgttcaGAGTGATCCTATGAggtgtggatgttgtgttcacagggatcctatgaggtgtggatgttgtgttcacagTGATCCTATGAGGTGTGGATATTCTTTTCCCCttagttttacagataaggaacctCAAAAGCTCCAGAGCATTTGGCCCCAGGGGCAGGGCTCGCATGCAGGCCTCACTTCTGAGGTCCTTCCCGGTCCTACAGCTGCCTCCCTTAGGTAG